The sequence GCACTGGCACCACCGCTACTGATGGCCGGTGCCGTCTTGCGCTTCCCGCTCCGAAAGACCGCGACGACCCTCGTCAGCGTCGGGCTGGCACTGTCCATCGCCGCCATCGTCTGGTTCCTGTGGGTCTTCCCCGGCGGATGGTCACTGGCGACGGGGAACTCGGCCGTCATCGTGACCTATATCGCCGGGCTCGCCATCCTCGGCGTCGCCGGGAGTGTCATTCCGCTGGCGACCGATCCCCCGACGCCGCCCTCGAGGCCGCGGAACAGCGGGCGGAAACCGCTGAAGAAGCCACTCGTACTGCGAGAGACGACGCTGCCGCGGCGAAGCGGGAGTCAGAAGCTGTTTCGGATGAGCGTGAGGAGGTCCTCCAAGCCGAAATCGATGAACTCCGAAGCGACCTCGCGAAGGCCGAATCCAAGAACAGGGAACTCGAGACCGAGGTTGACGAGCTCCAAGCTGGTCTCGCAGACACGGAGGCCGACGAGGCCGACCTGGCGGTTCTCCTGAACGAGCACCGTTCCAGCGAGTCCCAGTTCGAACTCTACGAGGACCGCGGTGGGTCGTGGCGCTGGCGGCTTCGTCACCAGGACGGTGGGATCATCGCGAGCAGCAGTGAAGGCCATGCCACGCACAACGACGCCCAGCGAGCCATGCAAGCGGTCCGGCGCGACGCCCATGGCGCGACCGTGCTCCACGTCGAAAGCGAGGAGGAGCTCCCCGAGGCGGGATCCAGTGCGGGGTTCGTCTTCGCCGACGAGATTGAGAGCCAGGCCACCTTCGAGCTCTACGAGGACGAGGGCGGCGAGTACCGCTGGCGGCTCCGTCACGATAACGGGAACATGATCGCCCACGGTGGGCAGGGCTACGCCTCGCGTGACGGAGCGGAACACTCAGTTGAGCGCATCCGGGCGTCCGTCGGCCCGGCGGAGTACCTCCACGCGGATCCGACCGCCATTGAAGTCTACCGCGATGAGGCGAACGAGTGGCGCTGGCGGCTCCTCCATCGGAACGGCAACATCCTCGCGGGCAGCGGCGAAGGGTACGAGACCCGTGTCGATGTCCGGACTGCCATCGACGCCATTCGCGAAGATATCGGGAACCTGGAGATCGAGGTGTACGAGGACGAGGCCGGCGAGTTCCGCTGGCGCGTCGACGGCGATCTCGACCACGTCATCGCCGACAGCGGCGGGTACGAGTCCCGCGACGGAGCCCAGAAGGCCGTCGAACGGGTGCGGACGTTTATGCCTGAGGCCGATCTGATCGATGTCGGCGAGGCGGCGTTCGAGATCTACGTGGACGAGGGCGAGGAGCACCGCTGGCGGCTCCGCCACCGGAACGGGAACGTCCTCGCAAGCAGTGGCGAAGGGTATGCAAGCCGGACTGGCGTGTGGGATGGTATCGAGAGCGTGAAGCGCAACGCCCCTGACGCCGGATTCGAGGAGACTGATGACTGAAGGGACGAGTCGCTAGGCTTCGTCCAGCCCTACTCGCCAGATTTGCGTGTAGAATCTCGCACGGCTATTGAATAGAATTGGTATGAAAGACTGTTGAGCCAACGATTCTGATTAACATCCCATGTTCCACGGCACACTCGTAAACGATCTCATTCCGAATCCCAGTGTGTACCTTCGGGTAGTTCGTTTCCTTGCCATACTCGTCATCGGTATAGTATTGATTCGAGCAGTCCTCATCCCGGTGACCCGCAGGGTACTGCGGAAGCGAGAAGTTGGCACTGAAGCGATCAATTCCGTGCTGAGTCTCACCAGCGTCATTGGGTATTTTCTGAGTTTCACGATAGCGTTGCAAGCCGCAAATTTCGGCAGCATAGTGACGATACTCGGTGCGATGGCCGCAGCCTTTGTACTCGCTATGGGGTTTGGAATGCGAGATCAGATTTCAAACATCGTTGGCGGGTTGTTAATCTATGTTTCCAATCCGTTCATCGTGGGTGATTATATCAAATCCCAAACCGCCGAAGGTGTTGTCGAATCGATCAACCTTGTATCTACCACCCTGGCCGGAAGTTCAAGTCAAAAAATTGTGGTTCCGAATGCACAGTTAACGACCGAAGAGTTGAAGAATTATACCAAAGACTCTCGGACGAAAGCGTCCATCCGGGTAACACTCCCCCTTGAACAGCTCGAGGAGGGGTTGATAGACTCAAAGACATCGTTGACAAACGTTCAGAGGTGCTTGATGACCCCGCACCTGACATCTTCTATAGCGAAACGGACGGTGAGGTGTATGCTGAGCTGCATTTCTGGTTGGAAACCTCGGGAACCTCGAAGGAAATCAAGAGCGATATTCTCGAAGATTTCACTCGAGAGATGGTGGAAGCCGAACTTACCGACATAGCTATAGACGACAATGACGGCTGAACTCGACTGGTCGGAAGTAACGATTTTGTTCACCTCGAATCCACCACCCCCAAGAGACGCATTTTAAGCCTGTCACGGTTCGAAATTCATACAAGAATTAATAATTAACATTATTGTAGAATCAACCACGCGGATTCTTGATTACGGTTGGGCGGCCTTGTTTAGACGGTGAATTTCGGAGGGTGCAGGGGATCTGACGCATTCTCCGGACTACTGAGCGGGCATATGTTGAGATCGGTCAGTCCGTTCAAGCCGCCCATTCAGCTAATCCGGTCGATTTGTGGCTGATTTCGGCATTTCTGTCACCTCTTTTTGGCCCCTTCAGAGCGTCCATCCGAAAGAGAAGCACTCTACCGCCCGGTTTGAAGCGTCTAAACAAGGCCCGCGCCATACATTCAGCAGACGATTCTCGAACTGTCTGAAATCAGCGACTCGAAGGTAGTTCCGAGAGTGGCCGACTCTCGGAAATGCACCCGTCAACGATCCTGGAGAATTCGCGTGCTGAATGTAGACGTTGAGGGCACAGGAGAAAGGGGTGTTCACAATGCCTAACCCAGCTACGCAACCGCCGAATTCCCATTCCTCACCCCGGCAGCACACCTCAATCAGATGACCAACCTATCTGTCTCCACTCGGTCAGGTCGGCATTGAGCTCTCTACGACACCGTTTCTCCCGATTATCCCCTCGATTTCTCCCCTTCGTCCTTGGAATTCAGGTGCCGCGACGCCCGCTTCAAATTCGTCCCGATAGCTTTCGCTACCGACGCGTTCTTCACCTTGATTTTTCCAGTGTACTTCGTCCGTTCACCCGTCTTGTGATACACCTCGTTAATCATCGATTCGGCTCCGGCCCGTTGATTGAGAAACTGCTGGCTGGCCGGATCGGTCAACCGAGCTCGACGTTCGGCTCAACCTTGCTGTAGAGGGGGCGAACCTCGGGGTCTGGGACTGGGATATGGAAAGCGATGCGGTCACGTTCAACGAGCAGTGGGCCGAGATGCTCGGGCTGTCACTCGACGAGATCGAACCGACTCTGGACACGTGGATGCAGCGGGTCCATCCCGAGGATATCGACGAGGTAAGAGCGGCGCTTGAAGCCCAAATTGCGGGTGAATCCGACTATTACGACACCGAACACCGAATGCAAACTGCGGGTGGAGAGTGGAAATGGATTCGAGACATCGGTAGAGTAGTTGAGCGGGACGAGGACAATGAGCCGATTCGTGCCGTCGGCATTCACATTGACATTACCAACCGCAAAGAACGCGAGCAGCAGATCGAACACCTTTCTGAGGACCTCCAGGAGAGTTTGCAGCAATTGAAAGTCATCGACCGCGTGCTCAGACACAACTTCCACAACGCCATGAATGTCATCTTAGGCTATGCCGAAAATATTCAGGAAACCAGCTCGGGGGCCGCCGCGGAGGATGCCGCGATAATTATCGAGAGGGGCGAGCAGCTCATCTCGGCCGTCGATAAACAACGCGAGATCACAAACCTGCTCTCGGAACCGGAACCGTCCGAGACGATCGATCTCGGCGAGGTCATCGATGCTAGGGTCGCGGCCACCCGAGAGCAGTACCCGGAAGCCCAGATCACCGTCGAGAGTTCCGACGATCGTCTCGTTCGGGCGACAAAGTCCATCG is a genomic window of Halanaeroarchaeum sulfurireducens containing:
- a CDS encoding YegP family protein, with protein sequence MVTGDGELGRHRDLYRRARHPRRRRECHSAGDRSPDAALEAAEQRAETAEEATRTARDDAAAAKRESEAVSDEREEVLQAEIDELRSDLAKAESKNRELETEVDELQAGLADTEADEADLAVLLNEHRSSESQFELYEDRGGSWRWRLRHQDGGIIASSSEGHATHNDAQRAMQAVRRDAHGATVLHVESEEELPEAGSSAGFVFADEIESQATFELYEDEGGEYRWRLRHDNGNMIAHGGQGYASRDGAEHSVERIRASVGPAEYLHADPTAIEVYRDEANEWRWRLLHRNGNILAGSGEGYETRVDVRTAIDAIREDIGNLEIEVYEDEAGEFRWRVDGDLDHVIADSGGYESRDGAQKAVERVRTFMPEADLIDVGEAAFEIYVDEGEEHRWRLRHRNGNVLASSGEGYASRTGVWDGIESVKRNAPDAGFEETDD
- a CDS encoding mechanosensitive ion channel family protein; the protein is MFHGTLVNDLIPNPSVYLRVVRFLAILVIGIVLIRAVLIPVTRRVLRKREVGTEAINSVLSLTSVIGYFLSFTIALQAANFGSIVTILGAMAAAFVLAMGFGMRDQISNIVGGLLIYVSNPFIVGDYIKSQTAEGVVESINLVSTTLAGSSSQKIVVPNAQLTTEELKNYTKDSRTKASIRVTLPLEQLEEGLIDSKTSLTNVQRCLMTPHLTSSIAKRTVRCMLSCISGWKPREPRRKSRAIFSKISLERWWKPNLPT
- a CDS encoding PAS domain-containing sensor histidine kinase — encoded protein: MESDAVTFNEQWAEMLGLSLDEIEPTLDTWMQRVHPEDIDEVRAALEAQIAGESDYYDTEHRMQTAGGEWKWIRDIGRVVERDEDNEPIRAVGIHIDITNRKEREQQIEHLSEDLQESLQQLKVIDRVLRHNFHNAMNVILGYAENIQETSSGAAAEDAAIIIERGEQLISAVDKQREITNLLSEPEPSETIDLGEVIDARVAATREQYPEAQITVESSDDRLVRATKSIDRALTELLTNAVVHSDQAEPVIEVTVEDRDDTVAVRIADDGPGIPDMERKIVTGEAEIEPLYHSSGMGLWLVKLIVQKSGGSLAFEENEPRGSIVSIRLPTAAVHDGDE